A genomic segment from Polyangium mundeleinium encodes:
- a CDS encoding sodium:solute symporter family transporter, whose amino-acid sequence MNGVQTSLGATSGTAIAFFLVFISATLAITGWAARKTKTTSEFFAAGGNVSGLQNGFALAGDYMSAASFLGIAGLVATSGFDGLIYSVGWLVGWPVVTFLIAEPLRNLGKYTFADVVAYRLKKKPVRIAAAIGGLTVICFYLIAQMVGAGNLIKMMFGLQYETALLIVGTVMLLYVLFGGMIATTWVQIVKAVLLLGGATLLALLSLVPFGMNPLALFAKAAETYGPEVLAPGKLVSSPLEAVSLGLALMFGTAGLPHILMRFYTVPDAKAARSSVFYATGFIGFFYLVTFILGFGASVHVGRSAITSVDKGGNMAALLLAEAVGGRPFLGFISAVAFATILAVVAGLTLSGAAALAHDLWVGVIRHGQADEKEQLKVARVATIVLALVAMGLGLLFKGQNVAFMVGLAFAVAASSNFPVLLLSITWRKFTTRGAVSAIVAGVVSALVLIWMSPTIQVDLLKNPTAMLSLKNPGIITVPLSFVVGIVVSLLFPEPEAEAKYAEVERRMHLGAEDAEPAAAE is encoded by the coding sequence ATGAACGGCGTACAGACCTCGCTCGGCGCGACGAGCGGCACGGCGATCGCGTTTTTCCTGGTCTTCATCTCGGCGACGCTCGCCATCACGGGCTGGGCCGCGCGGAAGACGAAGACGACGAGCGAGTTCTTCGCGGCCGGCGGCAACGTGAGCGGCTTGCAGAATGGATTCGCGCTCGCCGGCGATTACATGAGCGCGGCGAGCTTCCTCGGCATCGCGGGCCTCGTGGCGACGAGCGGCTTCGACGGCCTCATCTATTCGGTCGGCTGGCTCGTCGGCTGGCCCGTGGTGACGTTCCTGATCGCCGAGCCGCTGCGCAACCTCGGCAAGTACACGTTCGCCGACGTGGTGGCGTATCGCCTGAAGAAAAAGCCCGTCCGTATCGCCGCCGCGATCGGCGGGCTCACGGTGATCTGCTTTTATCTCATCGCGCAGATGGTCGGCGCGGGCAACCTCATCAAGATGATGTTCGGCCTGCAATACGAGACCGCGCTGCTCATCGTGGGCACGGTCATGCTGCTCTACGTGCTCTTCGGCGGCATGATCGCGACGACGTGGGTGCAGATCGTCAAGGCGGTGCTTTTGCTCGGCGGGGCGACGTTGCTCGCGCTCCTCTCGCTCGTTCCTTTCGGGATGAACCCGCTCGCGCTCTTCGCGAAGGCGGCCGAGACCTATGGCCCGGAGGTCCTCGCGCCGGGCAAGCTCGTGTCGAGCCCGCTCGAAGCCGTCTCGCTGGGCCTCGCGCTCATGTTCGGCACGGCCGGCCTGCCGCACATCCTGATGCGCTTTTACACGGTGCCCGACGCGAAGGCCGCGCGCTCCTCCGTCTTTTATGCGACGGGCTTCATCGGCTTCTTTTACCTCGTCACGTTCATCCTCGGCTTCGGCGCGAGCGTGCACGTCGGGCGTTCGGCCATTACCTCGGTCGACAAGGGGGGCAATATGGCCGCGCTCCTGCTCGCCGAGGCCGTGGGCGGCCGTCCGTTCCTCGGGTTCATCTCGGCCGTGGCGTTCGCGACCATTCTCGCGGTCGTGGCTGGCTTGACGCTCTCGGGCGCGGCGGCGCTGGCGCACGACCTGTGGGTCGGCGTGATCCGGCACGGGCAGGCGGACGAAAAGGAGCAGCTCAAGGTGGCGCGTGTCGCGACGATCGTTCTCGCGCTGGTCGCGATGGGCCTCGGCCTGCTCTTCAAGGGTCAGAATGTCGCATTCATGGTCGGCCTCGCGTTCGCCGTCGCGGCGAGCTCGAATTTCCCGGTCTTGCTCCTGTCGATCACGTGGAGGAAGTTCACGACGCGGGGCGCCGTGAGCGCGATCGTGGCGGGCGTCGTGAGCGCGCTCGTGCTCATCTGGATGTCGCCGACCATTCAGGTGGACCTGCTCAAGAACCCCACGGCGATGCTGTCCCTGAAGAACCCGGGCATCATCACGGTGCCACTCTCGTTCGTCGTGGGAATCGTGGTGAGCCTGCTCTTCCCGGAGCCGGAAGCTGAGGCGAAGTATGCCGAGGTGGAGCGCCGCATGCACCTCGGCGCGGAGGATGCGGAGCCCGCTGCGGCGGAGTGA
- a CDS encoding DUF485 domain-containing protein, translated as MNEKDLRRVAAARDRIARVLTAATMFAYFGFILLVAWGKPLLGNLLTNGLSLGMLLGSLVIVLSWVFTGIYVSWANRHYDVHVERLAGKSKSGGGT; from the coding sequence ATGAACGAGAAGGATCTTCGCCGGGTCGCCGCGGCGCGCGACCGCATCGCGCGCGTGCTGACCGCGGCCACGATGTTCGCCTATTTCGGCTTCATCCTGCTCGTGGCCTGGGGCAAACCCCTGCTCGGCAATCTCCTCACGAATGGCTTGAGCCTCGGCATGCTGCTCGGCTCCCTCGTGATCGTCCTGTCCTGGGTGTTCACGGGCATCTATGTCTCCTGGGCGAACCGGCATTACGACGTCCACGTCGAGCGCCTCGCCGGCAAGTCGAAGAGCGGGGGCGGTACATGA
- a CDS encoding aromatic ring-hydroxylating dioxygenase subunit alpha yields MGPDDRDVVAEPSESAPLVPAEALLAPPRAKVRASVARLLGHWFVVATSNELGDRPIARTLLGVPLVLFRDGEGKPGALLDRCPHRNVPLSIGEVVEGQLQCSYHGWRFDRGGTCKFVPSLVGDAAAKARNAPSYAAREQDGFVWVYGAPNETPKTEPYRFPALGAGYTSVRRRVESESTMHAALENALDVPHTQYLHSGLFRSKPRGIEIEARVKRTHDRVVAEYVGEPRPTGLVARILSPSGGEVTHFDRFILPSIAEVEYKIGTENHFLVSAAMTPVTDFLTHIYAVVSFRVRLFPGWLLKPFLLPLGLKVFAQDAALLKLQTENIQRFGGEQYASTEIDVLGRHIWRLMRKAERGDVSTGENVHEETVKLLV; encoded by the coding sequence ATGGGACCCGACGATCGCGACGTCGTTGCCGAGCCTTCCGAGAGCGCACCCCTCGTGCCGGCCGAGGCCTTGCTCGCGCCGCCCCGGGCGAAGGTGCGGGCCTCGGTGGCGCGCCTTCTGGGCCACTGGTTCGTCGTGGCGACATCAAACGAGCTCGGGGATCGGCCGATCGCGCGGACCCTGCTCGGCGTGCCGCTCGTGCTCTTCCGCGACGGCGAGGGCAAGCCCGGCGCGCTGCTCGACCGCTGCCCGCACCGGAACGTGCCGCTCTCGATCGGCGAGGTCGTGGAGGGGCAGCTCCAGTGCTCGTACCACGGCTGGCGTTTCGACCGCGGGGGCACGTGCAAGTTCGTCCCGTCGCTCGTCGGCGACGCTGCGGCGAAGGCGCGCAACGCGCCGAGCTACGCGGCGCGGGAGCAAGACGGGTTCGTGTGGGTCTACGGGGCGCCGAACGAGACGCCGAAGACCGAGCCGTATCGTTTCCCCGCGCTCGGCGCGGGCTACACGTCGGTGCGGCGGCGGGTGGAGTCCGAGAGCACGATGCACGCGGCGCTGGAGAACGCGCTCGACGTGCCGCACACGCAGTACCTGCACAGTGGCCTGTTTCGATCGAAGCCGCGGGGCATCGAGATCGAGGCGCGCGTGAAGCGCACGCACGACCGCGTGGTGGCCGAGTACGTAGGCGAGCCGCGCCCGACGGGCCTCGTGGCCCGGATCCTCTCGCCGTCGGGCGGCGAGGTAACGCATTTCGATCGGTTCATCCTGCCCTCGATCGCGGAGGTCGAGTACAAGATTGGCACGGAAAACCATTTTTTGGTCTCGGCCGCGATGACGCCGGTGACGGACTTCCTGACGCACATCTACGCGGTGGTGAGCTTCAGGGTGCGGCTGTTCCCGGGCTGGCTGCTCAAGCCGTTCTTGCTGCCGCTCGGCCTCAAGGTGTTCGCGCAGGACGCGGCGCTGTTGAAGCTGCAGACGGAGAACATCCAGCGGTTCGGGGGCGAGCAATACGCGTCGACGGAGATCGACGTGCTCGGGCGGCACATCTGGCGGCTCATGCGGAAGGCCGAGCGGGGGGATGTGTCGACGGGCGAAAATGTTCATGAAGAAACGGTGAAACTCCTGGTATAG